The following proteins are encoded in a genomic region of Desulfosoma sp.:
- the ftsH gene encoding ATP-dependent zinc metalloprotease FtsH, producing MSPFYKNLALWLVISLMVILLFNMFNQPQTSRLETTYSQFLDAVRKGEVAQVTIQGDHILGVYVNGSPFRTYAPQDPDLIRILRERGIEIQAKPKEESPWYMTILISWFPMLLLIGVWIFFMRQMQMGGGKAMSFGKSRARLLSEDARKVTFQDVAGIDEAKEELQEIVEFLKDPKKFTRLGGRIPKGVLLVGAPGTGKTLLARAIAGEAGVPFFSISGSDFVEMFVGVGASRVRDLFMQGKKFAPCIIFIDEIDAVGRHRGAGLGGGHDEREQTLNQLLVEMDGFESNEGVILISATNRPDVLDPALLRPGRFDRQVVVPVPDIRGREGILAVHLRGKPLAEDVDVKTLAKGTPGFSGADLENLVNEAALLAARRNKDKIEMADFEEAKDKVMMGLERKSMILSEEEKRTTAYHEAGHALVARLLPGTDPVHKVTIIPRGRALGLTQQLPQDERHTYPKEYLLNSIAILMGGRAAEEIVFGHQTTGASNDIERATQLARRMVCEWGMSERMGPLSFGKMEDQVFLGREIVQHHRDYSEQTAIQIDQEVRRLVEENYKKAKDLLEKHRAMLEALAAALLEKETLENQDIEKIIAELRPDLTPSTSVNETSTQKLSPSIRQGEENSPRPDEEKAQRSASIATEDPANEPPISESSPKPSGANAK from the coding sequence TTGAGCCCTTTTTATAAGAATCTCGCCTTGTGGCTGGTCATCAGCCTCATGGTCATTTTGCTTTTCAACATGTTCAATCAACCGCAGACATCGCGTCTGGAAACCACCTACAGTCAGTTTCTGGATGCCGTGCGCAAAGGGGAAGTGGCACAGGTAACCATTCAAGGAGACCATATTCTCGGTGTCTATGTGAACGGAAGCCCTTTTCGCACCTATGCACCCCAAGACCCTGATCTCATTCGCATTCTCAGGGAGCGTGGCATTGAGATTCAAGCAAAACCCAAGGAAGAATCCCCTTGGTACATGACCATTTTGATTAGTTGGTTTCCCATGCTGCTGCTTATCGGCGTTTGGATTTTTTTCATGCGCCAAATGCAGATGGGCGGCGGAAAAGCCATGAGCTTTGGAAAGAGCAGGGCCCGGCTGTTGAGCGAGGATGCGCGGAAAGTCACCTTTCAGGATGTGGCCGGCATCGACGAAGCTAAAGAAGAACTTCAGGAAATTGTCGAATTCCTCAAAGATCCCAAGAAATTCACACGCCTTGGGGGGCGCATTCCCAAAGGCGTGCTTCTGGTCGGGGCTCCGGGTACGGGTAAAACCCTTTTGGCTCGAGCCATCGCCGGGGAAGCAGGCGTTCCCTTTTTCAGCATCAGCGGCTCCGATTTCGTGGAAATGTTCGTCGGTGTCGGGGCATCTCGTGTGCGAGATCTTTTCATGCAGGGTAAGAAATTTGCCCCCTGCATCATTTTTATCGATGAAATCGACGCCGTGGGACGACATCGAGGGGCAGGTCTTGGCGGTGGCCATGATGAGCGGGAACAGACCCTCAACCAATTGCTCGTGGAAATGGACGGTTTTGAATCCAACGAGGGTGTCATTTTGATTTCTGCAACCAACCGTCCCGACGTTTTAGATCCGGCGCTTTTGCGTCCCGGTCGATTTGATCGGCAGGTGGTGGTGCCTGTTCCTGACATTCGAGGCCGAGAAGGCATTTTGGCCGTGCACTTGAGAGGCAAACCACTTGCCGAAGACGTGGATGTGAAAACGCTGGCCAAGGGGACCCCGGGCTTTTCTGGAGCTGACCTTGAAAATCTTGTCAACGAAGCGGCTCTTCTGGCAGCTCGACGAAATAAGGACAAGATCGAGATGGCTGACTTTGAAGAAGCCAAAGACAAGGTCATGATGGGCCTGGAACGTAAGAGCATGATTCTGAGTGAAGAGGAAAAAAGGACCACGGCCTACCATGAAGCAGGACATGCCCTGGTGGCCAGGCTCCTGCCCGGAACGGATCCCGTGCACAAAGTTACCATCATCCCTCGAGGACGAGCCTTAGGATTGACGCAGCAGTTGCCTCAAGACGAAAGACACACCTACCCTAAAGAATACCTGCTCAACTCCATTGCCATTCTTATGGGCGGCCGAGCGGCCGAGGAAATCGTCTTCGGCCATCAAACAACAGGAGCTTCCAATGATATAGAAAGGGCAACACAGCTGGCTCGACGCATGGTGTGCGAATGGGGCATGAGCGAGCGTATGGGACCTCTGAGTTTTGGAAAAATGGAAGACCAAGTCTTTCTTGGTCGAGAAATCGTGCAACACCATCGAGACTATAGCGAGCAGACCGCCATTCAGATAGATCAGGAAGTACGGCGACTCGTGGAGGAAAACTATAAAAAAGCTAAAGATCTTTTAGAAAAGCATAGGGCGATGCTGGAAGCCCTGGCGGCGGCTTTACTCGAGAAAGAGACTCTGGAAAATCAGGATATCGAAAAGATCATCGCTGAACTTCGACCGGATCTGACCCCATCGACTTCGGTGAACGAAACGTCCACCCAAAAGCTCTCACCTTCGATACGTCAAGGTGAAGAAAATTCGCCACGGCCCGACGAAGAAAAAGCGCAAAGGTCGGCTTCGATTGCAACAGAAGATCCCGCCAATGAGCCCCCTATTTCCGAATCGAGTCCTAAACCTTCTGGAGCCAACGCCAAATGA
- the rdgC gene encoding recombination-associated protein RdgC, with protein sequence MGLQGGTITFTSFHLPDPSVADFWSFVDESLKEGAYRTGLQEEETAKGFARWEDLFDATFPFGCYRKGEYVAFQFRWDQLKVPPLVLKQYEREAVQAYRAEHDGKYPPRHERLKIREEVQNQLLERVLPQPSGCDVVWSPAQHRLLVGTASLKMLEAFLEHFERIFTLHPIPLYHVQWALHGLSLPERLKDVLSGLVSVKSPHALQEGRFLGYEFLTWLWYLAETREGRIPLEKGAFATLALGERVVLSRQDDGKERVICTTQAGALDEARTALRQGKMVEEAQWILMAGDNEYSFTLDRDLWTLKGLKTPKQIPRGEEEDPDGRFLEKMFFIDEVLGILNAAYREFLTARLSSTWASDVLPSLKRWIDGGAPDSLISGYHDLA encoded by the coding sequence ATGGGTCTTCAAGGCGGCACCATCACTTTCACATCTTTTCACTTGCCGGATCCTTCCGTAGCGGATTTTTGGTCTTTCGTCGACGAAAGCCTTAAGGAAGGAGCTTACCGAACCGGGCTACAAGAAGAGGAGACGGCTAAGGGATTTGCCCGCTGGGAAGACCTTTTTGACGCCACTTTCCCTTTTGGCTGTTACCGCAAAGGGGAATACGTGGCCTTTCAATTTCGATGGGATCAGCTCAAGGTGCCTCCCTTGGTGCTGAAGCAATACGAACGTGAGGCGGTGCAAGCCTATCGTGCTGAACACGATGGCAAGTATCCCCCTCGGCATGAACGCCTCAAAATTCGTGAAGAAGTTCAGAACCAACTTTTGGAGCGCGTTTTACCGCAGCCTTCCGGATGTGATGTGGTGTGGTCCCCAGCGCAGCACCGCCTTCTTGTGGGCACGGCAAGTCTGAAGATGCTGGAAGCCTTTCTGGAGCATTTCGAACGTATCTTCACATTGCATCCGATCCCCCTTTATCATGTGCAATGGGCTTTGCATGGATTGTCTTTGCCGGAACGCTTGAAGGATGTTCTCTCCGGACTCGTTTCCGTGAAATCGCCTCATGCTTTGCAAGAAGGTCGGTTTCTCGGCTATGAGTTTCTTACATGGCTCTGGTACCTGGCCGAAACCCGTGAAGGACGGATCCCTTTGGAGAAGGGTGCGTTTGCCACTTTGGCCCTTGGGGAACGCGTGGTCCTAAGCCGTCAGGATGACGGCAAGGAACGCGTCATTTGCACGACACAGGCCGGTGCGTTGGACGAGGCGCGAACTGCCTTGCGCCAAGGCAAAATGGTTGAAGAAGCCCAGTGGATTTTGATGGCGGGCGATAATGAGTACAGCTTCACGCTGGACCGGGACCTTTGGACGCTCAAGGGTCTTAAGACCCCGAAACAGATCCCTCGTGGGGAAGAGGAAGATCCTGACGGTCGTTTTTTGGAAAAGATGTTTTTTATTGACGAGGTCCTTGGCATCCTCAATGCCGCCTATCGGGAATTTCTGACGGCACGTTTGAGTTCCACATGGGCTTCAGACGTCCTTCCTTCCCTGAAGCGCTGGATTGACGGCGGAGCACCGGACTCGCTCATTTCCGGATATCATGACCTGGCATGA
- the nadC gene encoding carboxylating nicotinate-nucleotide diphosphorylase yields MVPLRERILWALEEDLGPGDVTTLGTVSEETRGTARMVAREPCVVSGMEAVRLVYEIMDSAVEMTVQNGDGAYVNAGTTLCTLQGPLRSILSGERTALNLVQRMSGIATLTHRMVQEVRGTGCAILDTRKTTPLWRDLEKAAVRHGGGRNHRFGLFDGVLIKDNHIAASGGLWQAVDRVRARVPHTLRIEVEVDTLEQLQEALDVGAEVILLDNFSLDDIQKAVKLAQGKALLEVSGGVTLDKVRRIAECGVHFISVGALTHSAPAIDIGLDIPS; encoded by the coding sequence ATGGTTCCTTTGCGCGAGCGAATCTTGTGGGCTCTTGAGGAAGACCTGGGCCCGGGCGATGTGACTACCCTGGGAACCGTTTCTGAGGAAACACGCGGAACAGCGCGCATGGTGGCGCGTGAGCCATGTGTTGTCTCGGGCATGGAGGCGGTACGCCTGGTCTATGAGATCATGGATTCCGCGGTGGAAATGACCGTTCAAAACGGCGATGGAGCCTACGTGAATGCAGGAACTACTTTGTGCACCTTGCAAGGCCCGCTGCGCTCTATCCTTTCAGGGGAACGTACGGCCTTGAATTTAGTGCAACGCATGAGCGGTATCGCGACCTTGACGCATCGTATGGTTCAAGAGGTTCGAGGAACAGGCTGCGCGATTTTGGATACACGCAAGACAACCCCACTGTGGAGGGATTTGGAAAAGGCGGCCGTCCGTCATGGAGGCGGTCGGAACCATCGTTTCGGGCTGTTTGATGGCGTGCTCATCAAGGATAACCACATCGCGGCCTCAGGAGGACTTTGGCAGGCCGTGGATCGGGTGCGTGCCCGAGTACCGCATACCTTACGTATCGAAGTCGAAGTGGATACTTTGGAACAGCTTCAGGAAGCTCTCGATGTCGGTGCAGAAGTCATCCTCCTGGACAATTTTTCGCTGGACGACATTCAAAAAGCCGTGAAGTTAGCTCAAGGAAAAGCCCTTCTCGAAGTCTCCGGCGGTGTGACGTTGGATAAGGTGCGCCGAATAGCTGAATGCGGTGTCCATTTCATCAGCGTGGGAGCCCTCACGCATTCGGCTCCCGCCATTGACATCGGCTTGGATATTCCTTCATAA
- a CDS encoding amidohydrolase — protein MRSTVMVSGKKTPVDMILTQADHVITCDPLFRIFSPGAVAVSQGAIVAVGPPCELEEHYEAKETLTLQGFILLPGLINTHVHGAMSLFRGLGDDLPLDRWLHERIFPAESRFVQPEFVRLGTLLSCVEMVLGGITTFCDGYFFEEAAADAAELSGMRAVLGQGILSLPTPDVPNPSQVADRAAAFVESFSGKPSRLKPSLFCHAPYTCDPETLQWAKAFCRDRGLLFQIHVSESSWEVQEVRSKYGLSPVRHLERLGLLDELTLCVHAVWVDEDEIRILARSRAGVSHNVESNLKLASGIAPVPAMLQAGISVGLGTDGCASNNDLDLFSEISLTAKIHKAVSGNPTVCSAREVLLMATQWGARVLGLGSVTGSLEVGKRADLIAIQVNQAHLTPLYDPVSHLVYAARATDVRHVWIDGVPVVRDRVVQTANVSHILQEALAIGKKIRTALFGKF, from the coding sequence ATGAGGTCCACGGTCATGGTCTCCGGAAAGAAAACCCCTGTGGATATGATCCTGACACAAGCGGATCATGTGATCACTTGTGATCCTTTGTTTCGCATCTTCAGCCCAGGCGCTGTGGCCGTGAGTCAAGGGGCCATCGTGGCTGTGGGACCGCCCTGTGAACTGGAAGAACACTACGAAGCGAAAGAAACCCTCACATTGCAAGGCTTTATCCTACTGCCAGGCTTGATCAATACGCATGTCCACGGGGCCATGAGCCTTTTTCGGGGGTTAGGTGATGACCTTCCGTTGGATCGGTGGCTGCATGAGCGCATTTTTCCTGCCGAATCGCGTTTTGTCCAACCCGAATTCGTACGCTTAGGCACACTTTTATCGTGTGTGGAAATGGTCCTGGGAGGCATCACGACTTTTTGTGATGGTTACTTTTTTGAGGAAGCGGCCGCCGACGCGGCGGAACTTTCAGGAATGCGCGCCGTTTTAGGGCAAGGGATTTTGAGTCTTCCTACGCCGGATGTGCCGAACCCGTCTCAGGTCGCCGATCGTGCGGCGGCCTTTGTGGAGAGTTTTTCTGGCAAACCTTCACGCCTGAAACCGTCTCTTTTCTGTCATGCTCCCTATACCTGTGATCCTGAAACCCTTCAATGGGCTAAGGCCTTCTGTCGGGATCGAGGGTTACTCTTTCAGATCCACGTCTCGGAATCTTCATGGGAAGTGCAAGAGGTGCGGTCGAAATACGGCTTAAGTCCCGTCCGTCATCTGGAGCGATTGGGCCTTCTGGATGAGCTGACTTTATGTGTCCATGCCGTGTGGGTGGATGAGGATGAGATACGGATTCTTGCACGAAGCCGGGCTGGAGTTTCCCATAATGTGGAAAGTAACCTGAAATTGGCTTCCGGTATCGCTCCTGTGCCTGCCATGCTACAAGCCGGCATTTCAGTTGGGCTCGGCACGGATGGATGTGCCAGTAACAATGACCTGGATCTTTTTTCCGAAATCAGCCTAACAGCCAAAATCCATAAGGCCGTCTCGGGAAATCCGACCGTCTGTTCGGCACGTGAGGTGCTTCTCATGGCCACGCAGTGGGGGGCTCGAGTCCTTGGCTTAGGGTCCGTAACGGGAAGTCTGGAAGTGGGAAAGCGCGCGGATCTTATAGCAATTCAGGTGAACCAGGCGCACCTGACGCCCCTTTACGATCCTGTATCCCACCTGGTTTATGCCGCACGAGCGACAGATGTGCGCCATGTCTGGATTGACGGTGTTCCCGTCGTCCGGGATCGTGTGGTTCAAACCGCGAATGTATCCCATATCCTCCAAGAAGCCCTAGCTATAGGAAAAAAAATCCGCACGGCCTTGTTCGGTAAATTTTGA
- a CDS encoding amidohydrolase yields the protein MKKTPCDLLIVHGLIVTLDDEGLVLDDGAVAVTNGRIEALGSTNHIKNRFKALRTLDATRCVVLPGLVNAHTHVAMTLFRGLADDLPLMDWLQNYIFPAESRLNEDWVYWGSLLGCAEMILSGATTFCDMYLFEHKVAQAAKEAGMRALVGEVLYDFPSPHYGPVENGLRFTEDLILEWRNDPLIRVAVEPHAPYTCSEELYRRCLDLAHQYNVPLVTHLSENSSEVREVMARYGKRPVAHLAGLGVLHDRLIADHCVDLDEKDMDLLTEHGVHVVHNPESNLKLASGIAPVPQLLQRGVSVALGTDGCASNNNLDLFGEMATCAKIHKAMTLDPTVMNAATVLSLATRGGAQALGMKDVIGQIRPGFAADIIVVDFSAPHLTPVYDPVSHLVYAAKASDVRHTVIAGQVVMENRQLATIDLERVLAEVRAIAGTLHP from the coding sequence CGACGGTGCCGTAGCCGTGACTAATGGACGTATCGAGGCTTTGGGTTCCACAAATCACATCAAGAATCGTTTCAAGGCGTTACGAACCTTGGACGCTACACGATGCGTGGTACTGCCGGGTTTGGTCAATGCCCATACCCATGTAGCCATGACCCTATTTCGAGGGCTCGCCGATGATCTCCCACTCATGGACTGGCTGCAGAATTATATCTTTCCCGCTGAAAGCCGCCTGAACGAAGACTGGGTCTACTGGGGATCTCTTTTGGGCTGTGCAGAGATGATTCTCTCGGGCGCCACAACTTTTTGTGACATGTATCTTTTTGAGCACAAGGTTGCGCAGGCTGCTAAAGAGGCTGGAATGCGCGCATTGGTCGGGGAAGTCCTCTACGATTTTCCGTCACCTCACTACGGCCCCGTGGAAAACGGCTTGCGATTCACAGAAGACTTGATCCTTGAGTGGCGTAACGACCCTCTGATTCGTGTAGCTGTCGAACCTCACGCCCCCTACACTTGTTCAGAGGAACTCTATCGTCGCTGTTTGGACTTGGCTCATCAATACAATGTTCCTCTGGTCACCCATCTTTCCGAAAACTCCTCTGAAGTTCGCGAAGTCATGGCACGCTACGGCAAAAGACCCGTTGCCCATCTTGCGGGTCTGGGAGTGCTCCATGACCGTTTGATCGCCGACCATTGTGTCGATTTGGACGAAAAAGACATGGATCTTCTGACGGAACACGGGGTGCACGTGGTGCACAATCCAGAAAGCAATCTCAAGTTGGCGTCCGGCATTGCTCCCGTACCCCAGCTTCTTCAGCGTGGTGTGTCCGTGGCTCTTGGCACCGACGGGTGTGCCAGCAACAATAATCTCGATCTTTTTGGGGAAATGGCCACTTGCGCTAAAATCCATAAGGCAATGACTTTAGATCCCACGGTCATGAACGCTGCCACAGTTTTAAGCCTTGCGACGCGTGGCGGTGCTCAAGCACTGGGAATGAAAGATGTCATCGGGCAGATTCGCCCAGGCTTTGCCGCAGACATTATTGTCGTGGATTTTTCAGCCCCGCACTTGACTCCCGTTTACGATCCCGTCAGTCATTTGGTTTACGCGGCCAAAGCTTCCGATGTGCGGCACACCGTCATCGCAGGCCAGGTGGTCATGGAAAACCGACAACTGGCCACCATCGATCTGGAACGGGTCCTGGCCGAAGTGCGCGCCATTGCCGGAACCCTGCACCCATGA